A single window of Salvia splendens isolate huo1 chromosome 6, SspV2, whole genome shotgun sequence DNA harbors:
- the LOC121809247 gene encoding probable beta-1,4-xylosyltransferase IRX10 → MDFSTWGFLLLALFTATAGVEGTDRRGTRTERISGSAGDVLDDNPVGKLKVYVYELPSKYNKKILQKDPRCLAHMFAAEIYMHQFLLTSAVRTLNPGEADWYYTPVYATCDLAPNGLPLPFKSPRMMRSAIQHISARWPYWNRTEGADHFFLVPHDFGACFHYQEERAIKRGILPLFQRSTLVQTFGQRNHVCLNDGSITIPPYAPPEKIMSHLIPPDTPRSIFVYFRGLFYDVDNDPEGGYYARGARASIWENFKNNPLFDISTDHPTTYYEDMQRGIFCLCPLGWAPWSPRLVEAVIFGCIPVIIADDIVLPFADAIPWEEIGVFVAEKDVPYLDTILTSIPADVILRKQRLLANPSMKQAMLFPQPAQPGDAFHQILNGLARKLPHDKRIYLKPGEKVLNWTAGAVADLKPW, encoded by the exons ATGGATTTTTCCACGTGGGGTTTTCTGCTCCTCGCTCTGTTCACAGCCACCGCTGGCGTCGAGGGGACTGACCGCCGCGGAACTCGTACGGAGAGAATTTCAG GAAGTGCTGGTGATGTTCTTGATGATAATCCCGTGGGAAAATTGAAAGTTTATGTATACGAGCTTCCGAGCAAATACAACAAGAAGATCCTGCAGAAAGATCCGCGCTGTCTTGCACACATGTTTGCTGCTGAGATATATATGCACCAGTTTCTTTTAACCAGTGCTGTTCGAACTCTGAATCCCGGTGAAGCGGATTGGTACTACACGCCTGTTTACGCGACTTGTGACCTCGCGCCTAATGGATTGCCTCTGCCTTTCAAATCTCCGAGAATGATGAGGAGCGCGATACAGCACATCTCCGCTAGATGGCCTTACTGGAATAGAACGGAAGGAGCTGACCATTTCTTTCTTGTTCCCCATGATTTTGGCGCCTGCTTTCATTATCAA GAAGAGAGAGCTATAAAAAGAGGGATCCTTCCGTTATTTCAACGTTCTACCTTGGTTCAAACTTTTGGACAGAGAAACCATGTCTGCTTAAATGATGGTTCAATAACAATACCTCCATATGCGCCTCCAGAGAAAATTATGTCCCACTTGATTCCACCAGACACACCAAGATCCATCTTCGTCTATTTCCGTGGTTTGTTTTATGATGTAGATAATGACCCCGAAGGTGGTTACTATGCGAG AGGTGCCCGGGCGTCCATATGGGAGAACTTCAAGAACAACCCACTGTTTGATATCTCCACGGATCACCCAACCACATACTATGAAGACATGCAGCGTGGTATATTCTGTTTATGCCCTCTGGGTTGGGCTCCATGGAGCCCCAGACTCGTGGAAGCTGTGATCTTTGGTTGCATCCCGGTGATCATAGCAGACGACATAGTGCTGCCGTTTGCAGATGCTATTCCATGGGAGGAAATAGGCGTGTTCGTAGCAGAGAAGGACGTTCCTTACTTGGACACTATCCTCACATCCATCCCTGCTGATGTGATTCTACGGAAGCAGAGGCTACTCGCCAATCCTTCTATGAAACAGGCGATGTTGTTCCCCCAGCCAGCACAACCTGGAGATGCTTTCCACCAAATTTTAAACGGGCTGGCTCGGAAGCTGCCTCATGACAAGAGAATATACTTGAAACCCGGCGAGAAGGTTTTGAACTGGACTGCAGGAGCTGTTGCGGACCTCAAGCCTTGGTGA
- the LOC121806393 gene encoding cytochrome b-c1 complex subunit Rieske-4, mitochondrial-like: MLRVAGRRLSSLSWRSAQAPSAAFTSRNPFVGGDSSSDERTSSPVRLISVFDQIRGLSLGALAAGQDSGLVPEVPATVAAIKNPSSKIVYDDHNHERYPPGDPSKRAFAYFVLTGGRFVYASLARLLVLKFVLSMSASKDVLALASLEVDLSSIEPGTTVTVKWRGKPVFIRRRTEEDIKLANSVDVASLRDPQEDAVRVKNPEWLVVIGVCTHLGCIPLPNAGDYGGWFCPCHGSHYDISGRIRKGPAPFNLEVPTYTFLDENKLMVG, translated from the exons ATGCTGAGGGTAGCGGGGCGGAGGCTTTCTTCTCTCTCATGGCGGTCGGCTCAGGCTCCTTCCGCCGCATTTACCTCCAGAAACCCGTTCGTCGGCGGCGATTCATCGTCTGATGAACGCACTTCTTCACCCGTTCGATTAATTTCTGTTTTCGATCAGATCAGAG GGCTCTCTTTGGGTGCCCTTGCAGCAGGGCAGGACTCAGGCCTGGTTCCAGAAGTCCCTGCTACTGTGGCGGCCATCAAGAATCCCAGCTCAAAGATTGTCTATGATGACCACAACCACGAGCGATACCCGCCAGGTGACCCCAGCAAACGTGCATTTGCATACTTTGTTTTGACTGGAGGCAGGTTTGTATACGCATCATTGGCACGTCTCCTCGTGCTCAAATTCGTTCTGAGCATGTCTGCCAGTAAAGATGTCCTTGCTCTTGCTTCCCTCGAGGTGGATCTGTCTAGCATCGAACCTGGGACAACCGTCACTGTGAAGTGGCGCGGGAAGCCCGTCTTCATCAGGCGCCGAACTGAAGAAGACATCAAGCTGGCAAACAGTGTCGACGTTGCCTCCCTCCGTGACCCACAGGAGGATGCTGTGAGGGTCAAGAATCCAGAATGGCTCGTGGTTATCGGGGTTTGCACCCATCTGGGGTGCATCCCCTTGCCAAATGCTGGTGATTACGGGGGTTGGTTTTGCCCGTGCCACGGATCCCATTACGACATCTCTGGTCGGATTCGCAAAGGGCCTGCGCCATTCAACCTCGAGGTTCCCACTTACACCTTTTTAGATGAGAACAAGTTGATGGTTGGGTGA
- the LOC121809219 gene encoding phosphatidylinositol transfer protein 3-like has product MIPRAPFSRSVVRYKSYAVYAVDKVCSRLPPGQEKFVVIVDMKGYGYANNDVRAFIAALSILQDYYPERLGKMFFVHVPSLFKAAWKIISPFVDKNTKNKIAFLESKNLKAVMGQDIDESQLPELYGGKLKLVSIVNS; this is encoded by the exons ATGATCCCACGAGCTCCATTTTCTAGATCTGTCGTTAGATATAAGA GCTATGCAGTCTATGCTGTTGACAAAGTTTGTTCAAG ACTTCCACCTGGACAAGAGAAGTTTGTGGTGATTGTAGACATGAAGGGATATGGATATGCTAACAATGATGTTCGTGCCTTTATTGCTGCCCTATCGATTCTCCAA GATTATTACCCTGAAAGGCTGGGCAAGATGTTCTTTGTGCATGTCCCTAGTTTATTCAAGGCTGCTTGGAAAATCATTTCTCCTTTTGTTGACAAAAACACTAAGAATAAA ATTGCATTTTTGGAGAGCAAAAATTTGAAAGCAGTGATGGGCCAAGATATTGATGAGAGCCAACTGCCAGAGCTATATGGTGGGAAATTAAAGCTAGTTTCCATTGTAAACAGTTGA
- the LOC121809336 gene encoding transaldolase-like → MASISKLSASAFANSATTFTRSSQQQPMCFADPRKRIAISEKSISSSKLSVRAGQRITGSLVVRCSKVDGNGSSVKRTTLHDLYEKEGQSPWYDNLCRPVTDLIPLIESGVRGVTSNPAIFQKAICTSSAYNDQFKELVQSGVDIKMAYWELVVKDIQDACKLFESIYDDTDGGDGYVSVEVSPLLADDTETTIQAAKLLHKKVNRHNVYIKIPATAPCIPSIKEVIANGISVNVTLIFSLARYEAVIDAYLDGLEASGLNDLSRVTSVASFFVSRVDSLVDKLLEKIGTPEALNLRGKAANAQAALAFQLYQKKFSGPRWEALVKKGAKKQRLLWASTSVKNPAYPDTLYVAPLVGPDTVSTMPDQALLAFIDHGNVARTIDANVSEAEGIYNALEKLGIDWGYVGSQLELEGVDSFKKSFNSLLDSMQEKANSMKLVNT, encoded by the exons ATGGCTTCCATTTCCAAGCTCTCCGCCTCAGCTTTTGCCAATTCTGCAACTACCTTCACCAGATCATCGCAGCAGCAGCCTATGTGCTTTGCTGATCCTCGCAAAAGGATCGCCATTTCCGAGAAATCCATTTCGTCATCCAAGCTCAGTGTTCGTGCTGGCCAAAGAATCACCGGTTCATTGGT TGTGAGATGCTCCAAAGTTGATGGAAATGGGAGCAGTGTGAAGAGAACCACACTCCATGATCTTTATGAGAAGGAAGGGCAGAGCCCGTGGTACGATAATCTATGCCGTCCAGTTACTGATCTTATCCCGTTGATTGAGAGTGGAGTTCGAGGTGTAACCAGCAACCCAGCG ATATTCCAGAAAGCAATTTGTACATCAAGTGCATACAATGATCAGTTCAA GGAACTAGTACAATCTGGAGTAGACATAAAAATGGCTTACTGGGAGCTCGTTGTGAAAGATATCCAAGATGCATGCAAGCTTTTTGAGTCGATCTACGATGATACAGATGGTGGAGATGGATATGTCTCTGTTGAAGTTTCACCCCTACTTGCCGATGATACTGAAACTACAATACAGGCTGCAAAACTGCTTCATAAGAAGGTTAACCGTCATAATGTCTACATAAAGATTCCTGCTACAGCTCCATGCATTCCTTCAATTAAGGAAGTTATTGCAAATGGAATAAGCGTTAACGTTACG CTTATTTTCTCTCTTGCtaggtacgaagcagttattgatgCTTACCTCGATGGTCTTGAAGCGTCTGGGCTCAATGACCTCTCCCGAGTCACTAGTGTCGCTTCTTTCTTTGTTAGTCGAGTGGACTCCCTTGTTGACAAGTTGCTTGAGAAGATTGGGACACCGGAAGCACTTAATCTCCGTGGGAAG GCTGCAAATGCTCAGGCAGCTCTGGCTTTCCAGCTGTACCAGAAGAAATTCTCGGGGCCGAGATGGGAGGCGCTGGTGAAGAAAGGAGCCAAGAAGCAAAGACTTCTATGGGCTTCAACGAGCGTGAAGAATCCAGCTTATCCGGACACTCTGTATGTGGCTCCTCTTGTCGGACCCGATACA GTTTCGACCATGCCTGATCAAGCGCTCCTAGCATTCATCGATCATGGGAATGTTGCAAGGACTATCGACGCAAATGTGTCTGAAGCGGAAGGCATTTACAACGCTCTTGAGAAGCTGGGAATAGACTGGGGTTATGTCGGGTCACAACTGGAGCTGGAAGGAGTCGACTCGTTCAAGAAGAGCTTCAATAGCTTGCTCGACAGCATGCAAGAGAAGGCGAATTCGATGAAGCTAGTCAACACGTAA
- the LOC121807549 gene encoding phosphatidylinositol transfer protein CSR1-like, which yields MSSYLEAGASKPPSDEEKKVRTIRALVESQDISNKDFSDETVRRFLRARNLDVEKGSSMLVKYLQWRREFVPNGHFNREDVIVTGVLLNTLYLQGYDRISRPILVVLAGNHKHVSNIDDFKREHLSLYNFRYTNQCRFGWG from the exons ATGAGTTCTTATCTAGAGGCTGGAGCATCGAAACCGCCCTCggatgaagagaaaaaagttcGAACGATAAGGGCTCTCGTCGAATCACAAGACATCTCCAACAAG GATTTTAGTGACGAGACTGTACGTCGATTTTTACGGGCGCGGAATCTAGACGTGGAGAAGGGATCGTCGATGCTCGTGAAGTATCTTCAATGGAGGAGGGAGTTTGTTCCAAATGGACATTTTAATAGGGAAGATGTTATTGTGACAGGGGTGCTTCTCAATACGTTGTATTTGCAAGGGTATGATAGGATTAGCCGCCCGATCCTAGTCGTTCTTGCTGGCAACCATAAGCATGTATCTAATATCGACGACTTTAAACGTGAACATCTTTCTCTTTATAATTTTCGTTATACTAATCAATGTCGGTTCGGGTGGGGTTGA